A genome region from Nocardia sp. NBC_00565 includes the following:
- a CDS encoding helix-turn-helix transcriptional regulator, with translation MSDNHRAELAAFLRAQRSKLRPTDVGLLPDLEPGRRRTPGLRREEVAELTGVSLTWYTWLEQGRKIAASPQVVDALARALRLDDGQHRHLRRLAGLADPVAAAQPGAAMSRLQRLVDSMMPSPAVIHDGHFDFVVWNEAYTRIRLDPNELDPDHRNMLWMMFTHKENRAAMRNWEPAARAVLSQFRALVGRRPDDPRLTTLVADLSEASPEFRIWWSEYPVQDFRAATIGIDHPEAGALNLELFQLRLVENPDLLLVLQLPSTELDRDNITSHLE, from the coding sequence ATGAGCGATAACCACCGCGCCGAACTGGCGGCATTCCTGCGCGCGCAACGCTCCAAGTTGCGCCCGACCGATGTCGGGCTGCTACCGGATTTGGAACCGGGCCGCCGACGGACACCCGGCCTGCGTCGCGAGGAGGTCGCCGAACTCACCGGGGTCAGCCTCACCTGGTACACCTGGCTCGAGCAGGGGCGCAAGATCGCGGCCAGCCCGCAGGTGGTCGATGCGCTGGCCCGCGCGTTGCGGCTCGACGACGGACAACACCGCCACCTGCGCCGACTTGCCGGTCTCGCCGATCCGGTCGCCGCCGCTCAGCCCGGTGCGGCCATGTCACGACTGCAGCGTTTGGTCGATTCGATGATGCCGAGTCCCGCCGTAATCCATGACGGGCATTTCGATTTCGTGGTTTGGAACGAGGCCTACACGCGTATCCGCCTCGACCCCAACGAACTCGATCCGGACCACCGCAACATGCTGTGGATGATGTTCACGCACAAGGAGAATCGCGCTGCCATGCGCAACTGGGAACCGGCCGCCCGAGCCGTGCTCAGCCAGTTCCGCGCCCTCGTCGGCCGCCGCCCCGACGACCCGCGCCTGACCACCCTCGTCGCCGACCTCTCCGAGGCCAGCCCTGAATTCCGCATCTGGTGGTCCGAATACCCGGTCCAAGACTTCCGCGCCGCCACCATCGGCATCGATCACCCCGAAGCGGGCGCCCTGAACCTCGAACTCTTCCAACTACGCCTGGTCGAGAACCCGGATCTTCTTCTGGTACTACAACTTCCGTCCACCGAACTCGATCGCGACAACATCACGTCCCACCTCGAGTAG
- a CDS encoding SAM-dependent methyltransferase yields MTDEVFEVVPVAHVIGGRSEPTDDHWGGTETIIRVDNARFTEESVQGLDAFSHLEIIFRFHLTDPTDLHLGARSARDNPAWPKVGIFGHRNMRRVNWLGVSRARLLRVDGLDLHVAELDAVDGTPVLDIKPWFAEFGPRGEIHQAPWSTEMLKDYF; encoded by the coding sequence ATGACAGACGAAGTGTTCGAAGTTGTCCCGGTCGCGCATGTGATCGGTGGTCGAAGCGAACCGACAGACGATCACTGGGGAGGTACCGAGACAATCATCCGCGTAGATAATGCTCGGTTCACCGAAGAGTCCGTGCAGGGCTTGGACGCGTTCAGCCACCTCGAAATCATCTTCCGGTTTCACTTGACCGATCCAACGGACCTGCACCTCGGTGCGCGCAGTGCCCGCGACAACCCCGCATGGCCAAAGGTCGGCATCTTTGGACATCGGAATATGCGGCGCGTCAACTGGCTTGGGGTTTCCCGTGCTCGACTGCTTCGCGTAGACGGCTTAGACCTGCACGTAGCCGAGCTGGACGCGGTGGACGGCACTCCTGTGCTGGACATCAAGCCGTGGTTTGCGGAGTTCGGGCCGCGTGGTGAGATCCACCAGGCTCCGTGGTCGACCGAGATGCTGAAAGATTACTTCTGA
- a CDS encoding PPOX class F420-dependent oxidoreductase has protein sequence MTFTTNEQQFLAEAGIGRLATVSPDGVVQNNPTSYRVNADGTIDIGGMRMHTSRKYRNVEAGSRVSFVVDQQVSLDPYVIRGIEVRGTAEALDDQEPPFPPQERSIIRIHPERIISWGIDSGSFDFTSRTPHS, from the coding sequence GTGACTTTCACGACGAATGAGCAGCAGTTCCTGGCCGAGGCCGGGATCGGTCGGCTGGCGACGGTATCGCCCGACGGCGTTGTGCAGAACAACCCGACCAGCTATCGGGTCAATGCCGACGGCACCATCGACATCGGCGGAATGCGCATGCACACCAGCCGCAAGTACCGCAACGTCGAGGCCGGCAGCCGAGTGTCGTTCGTCGTCGACCAGCAGGTCTCGCTGGACCCGTACGTTATTCGCGGCATCGAGGTACGCGGCACAGCCGAAGCGCTCGACGACCAGGAACCGCCGTTCCCTCCCCAGGAACGCTCGATCATCCGGATCCATCCCGAACGAATCATCTCCTGGGGCATCGACAGCGGCTCCTTCGACTTCACCAGTCGCACACCCCACAGCTAA
- a CDS encoding helix-turn-helix domain-containing protein, which yields MDGPAAIVGAQLRAVREAAGVSLAALAAQIPYSKSALFYYETGQRTQTPDVIAWYERRFGGIQDPVATLLNLGRADVERRSFLRVGYSTAISASVLLPGWLDRAASVAPDKETGIRHVGQADVAAVRDVMVLFSQIDQRLGGGHGRTAVVQYLTNEVTSYLKGSFASEAVRHEMFAAAGELAYLAGWMAFDNDEHAAAQRYFAASTKLSAEANDAPLTGHVLRAMAHQAIDLGQPQQGLQLAEASVSGTRYQAACPRERALLKVVHAKALSAAGQKAESAKALLEAERDLAAVSDSDHEPARVFFFSEASLAHETACALRDSGDMAGAAEQFQLSVRKRKATTFTRTHAVTLGYLGTVEARSGELEQACATWTSALDAMDGVRSGRTRNVARDIRTTVAPCRHIAGVSEIDERAKEYLATSGT from the coding sequence CTCCGAGCGGTCCGCGAAGCGGCTGGGGTTTCCCTGGCCGCGCTGGCTGCTCAGATCCCGTACAGCAAGTCCGCGCTCTTCTACTACGAGACCGGCCAGCGCACGCAGACACCCGATGTCATAGCGTGGTACGAAAGGCGTTTTGGTGGCATCCAAGACCCTGTAGCAACCTTGCTCAACCTCGGAAGGGCTGATGTGGAACGGCGCTCTTTCCTACGTGTCGGATACTCCACAGCCATCAGCGCATCCGTATTGCTCCCTGGGTGGCTCGACCGGGCGGCATCCGTCGCGCCGGACAAGGAGACCGGTATTCGGCACGTTGGCCAAGCTGATGTAGCCGCGGTGCGAGACGTGATGGTCCTGTTCTCCCAGATCGACCAGCGACTTGGCGGCGGGCATGGACGGACAGCTGTTGTCCAGTACTTGACCAATGAGGTGACCAGCTACCTGAAAGGGTCCTTTGCCAGCGAGGCGGTGCGTCATGAAATGTTCGCAGCGGCAGGCGAATTGGCATACTTGGCGGGGTGGATGGCGTTCGACAACGACGAGCATGCAGCCGCGCAGCGCTACTTCGCTGCATCGACCAAGCTGTCCGCTGAAGCGAATGACGCCCCGCTTACCGGTCACGTACTGCGCGCCATGGCACATCAAGCAATCGACCTGGGTCAACCTCAACAAGGACTACAGCTGGCCGAAGCATCAGTAAGCGGCACACGATATCAAGCCGCCTGCCCGCGTGAACGTGCGCTCTTAAAGGTTGTGCACGCCAAGGCGTTGAGCGCAGCGGGTCAGAAAGCCGAGTCGGCGAAAGCCCTGCTCGAGGCCGAACGTGATCTTGCCGCCGTTTCCGACTCCGATCATGAGCCCGCTCGGGTGTTCTTCTTCTCCGAAGCGAGCCTCGCCCACGAAACCGCGTGCGCGCTACGCGATTCGGGTGACATGGCCGGTGCCGCCGAACAATTCCAGCTCAGCGTCCGCAAACGCAAAGCCACGACGTTTACCCGGACCCATGCGGTAACCCTCGGCTACCTCGGTACCGTGGAGGCCCGCAGCGGCGAACTCGAACAGGCATGCGCCACATGGACATCCGCGCTCGACGCAATGGACGGTGTGCGGTCGGGGCGCACCAGGAATGTCGCCCGCGATATACGCACAACCGTGGCACCGTGCCGGCATATTGCGGGTGTGAGCGAGATCGATGAGCGGGCAAAGGAATATCTAGCCACCAGTGGAACGTAG